One window from the genome of Paracoccus zhejiangensis encodes:
- a CDS encoding transglutaminase family protein, translated as MRLQILHETVYGYDQPIRNLVQSLRLTPTVFEGQKTHEWSIDVTGGMRGPGFRDGAGDWIEGWTVRGPVEEIAVRVSGRIDTRDTAGVLRGHREQIHPLAYLRDTKPTRVDDGLRALAGSVTSAADHLDLAHQLSAAVGAAIRYTNGVTESLTTAAEALALGEGVCQDHAHALIAVARERDLPARYVSGYLHSTEDGQSHDAAHAWAEVFVEGLGWVGFDAANHCCPDERYVRLASGLDAQDAAPIRGVAMGMATEKLAVAVRVEEIEQ; from the coding sequence ATGAGACTGCAAATTCTGCATGAAACCGTCTATGGCTATGATCAGCCGATCCGCAACCTGGTGCAGAGCCTGCGGCTGACGCCCACGGTCTTCGAGGGGCAGAAGACCCACGAATGGTCGATCGACGTGACCGGCGGGATGCGCGGCCCCGGCTTTCGCGACGGCGCCGGCGACTGGATCGAGGGCTGGACGGTGCGCGGCCCGGTCGAGGAGATCGCCGTGCGGGTCTCGGGCCGAATCGACACGCGCGACACGGCGGGGGTCTTGCGCGGCCATCGCGAGCAGATCCACCCGCTGGCCTATCTGCGCGACACCAAGCCCACCCGTGTCGATGACGGGCTGCGCGCGCTGGCCGGGTCGGTCACCTCGGCCGCCGATCACCTCGATCTTGCGCATCAGCTGTCTGCGGCTGTCGGCGCGGCGATCCGCTATACCAACGGCGTCACCGAGTCCCTGACCACCGCCGCCGAGGCGCTGGCCCTGGGCGAGGGGGTCTGCCAGGACCACGCCCATGCACTGATCGCCGTGGCGCGCGAGCGTGACCTGCCGGCGCGCTATGTCTCGGGCTACCTGCATTCGACCGAGGACGGGCAGAGCCATGACGCCGCCCATGCCTGGGCCGAGGTCTTTGTCGAGGGTCTGGGCTGGGTCGGCTTCGACGCCGCCAACCATTGCTGCCCGGACGAGCGTTATGTGCGGCTGGCCTCGGGGCTGGACGCGCAGGATGCCGCGCCGATCCGGGGTGTGGCCATGGGCATGGCGACCGAGAAGCTGGCCGTGGCGGTGCGGGTCGAGGAGATCGAGCAATAA
- a CDS encoding SulP family inorganic anion transporter codes for MKPKILTTLPGYTRAGFLADLAAGITVAMVAMPLSIAIAIASGAEPATGLVTAIVAGFLVSALGGSRVQIGGPTGAFIVVVYGVIAEHGRDGLVIATFMAGIILLIAGRLRAGRLIALVPEPVINGFTIGIAIIIATSQVKDLLGMQIAHEPADFIEKIPALWQARETISPASLAIGLATMAGVIALRRAFPRLPGLILAVGAASALVAVLNLPVDSIGSRFGALPSGLPMPALPDLGYHRMIELLPSALVIAFLAGVESLLSAIVADRMIGGAHRPNAELVAQGAANLGSALFGGLPATGAIARTATNVRAGGRTPVAGMVHALTILVVMLVAAPLAGYLAMPALAGLLILTAWNMSEPHRWGEYLRAPPSDRFLMALTLVLTVLTDLALAIGVGVGVGLALRMLRRDVPPADWQPPER; via the coding sequence ATGAAGCCCAAGATCCTGACCACCTTGCCCGGCTATACGCGCGCGGGGTTTCTGGCCGATCTCGCCGCCGGGATTACCGTGGCGATGGTCGCCATGCCGCTGAGCATCGCCATTGCCATCGCCTCGGGCGCCGAGCCGGCAACCGGGCTGGTAACCGCGATCGTGGCGGGCTTCCTGGTCTCGGCCCTTGGCGGCAGCCGGGTGCAGATCGGCGGCCCGACAGGGGCTTTCATCGTCGTGGTCTATGGCGTCATTGCCGAGCATGGTCGGGACGGGCTGGTCATCGCCACCTTCATGGCCGGGATCATCCTCTTGATCGCCGGGCGCCTGCGCGCCGGGCGGCTGATCGCGCTGGTGCCCGAGCCGGTGATCAACGGTTTCACCATCGGCATCGCCATCATCATCGCCACCAGCCAGGTCAAGGATCTGCTGGGAATGCAGATCGCCCATGAGCCGGCGGATTTCATCGAGAAGATCCCGGCGCTGTGGCAGGCACGCGAGACGATCAGCCCGGCCAGCCTTGCCATCGGGCTGGCGACCATGGCGGGGGTCATTGCCCTGCGCCGCGCCTTTCCGCGCCTGCCGGGGCTGATCCTTGCGGTCGGCGCGGCTTCGGCGTTGGTCGCGGTGCTGAATCTGCCGGTGGACAGCATTGGCTCGCGCTTCGGCGCCTTGCCCTCGGGCCTGCCGATGCCGGCGCTGCCCGATCTCGGCTATCACCGGATGATCGAACTGTTGCCCTCGGCGCTGGTCATCGCCTTTCTGGCGGGGGTGGAGTCGCTCCTCTCGGCCATCGTCGCCGACCGGATGATCGGCGGAGCGCATCGGCCCAATGCCGAGCTGGTGGCGCAGGGCGCGGCCAATCTGGGCTCGGCGCTGTTCGGCGGCCTGCCGGCCACCGGGGCCATCGCGCGGACGGCAACCAATGTGCGCGCGGGCGGGCGCACGCCGGTGGCGGGGATGGTCCATGCGCTCACGATCCTCGTGGTGATGCTGGTTGCCGCCCCGCTGGCCGGCTACCTCGCGATGCCGGCGCTGGCTGGGCTTCTCATTCTGACCGCGTGGAACATGAGCGAACCGCATCGCTGGGGCGAATATCTGCGCGCCCCGCCCTCGGACCGCTTTCTGATGGCGCTGACGCTGGTGCTGACGGTCTTGACCGATCTGGCGCTGGCCATCGGTGTCGGGGTTGGCGTCGGCCTCGCCTTGCGTATGCTGAGGCGCGATGTTCCCCCTGCCGACTGGCAGCCGCCCGAAAGGTGA
- a CDS encoding GNAT family N-acetyltransferase, producing the protein MLIRPLDPAADLPLVAAFYADAPDYWLLAEGVLPGPEKARDFFTDCPPGSDPAAAHRLGLFLDDRLSGLVELSFGFPEPEDAYLGLMILGPWAQGGGHGARALAHVEALARQAGCPRLYLGVLGRNPRGRAFWQREGFVATGISRVTDQGDRVHRMMKPL; encoded by the coding sequence ATGCTGATCCGACCGCTGGACCCGGCAGCCGACCTGCCGCTGGTCGCGGCTTTCTATGCCGATGCCCCGGATTACTGGCTCTTGGCCGAGGGTGTGCTGCCCGGCCCCGAAAAGGCGCGCGACTTCTTCACCGACTGCCCGCCCGGCTCCGATCCGGCTGCCGCGCATCGGCTGGGGCTGTTTCTGGATGATCGCCTGTCGGGGTTGGTGGAACTCTCCTTCGGTTTCCCCGAGCCCGAGGACGCCTATCTGGGTCTGATGATCCTCGGTCCCTGGGCGCAGGGCGGCGGGCATGGCGCGCGGGCGCTGGCCCATGTCGAGGCTTTGGCGCGGCAGGCCGGCTGCCCGCGCCTCTATCTGGGCGTGCTGGGCCGCAATCCGCGTGGGCGGGCCTTCTGGCAGCGCGAAGGCTTTGTGGCAACGGGCATCAGCCGTGTCACCGATCAGGGCGACAGGGTTCACCGGATGATGAAGCCCCTGTAA